In Acaryochloris marina S15, a single genomic region encodes these proteins:
- a CDS encoding thioredoxin family protein — protein MGRAVIKFSSEDCGICHKMSFYDQKVTEELGLEFIDVKMQDTATYRKYRKILLTQYPDKSEMGWPTYIICDSPDAEFSVLGEVKGGHPKGEFRSRLQAVLGAA, from the coding sequence ATGGGTAGAGCCGTCATCAAGTTCTCTTCTGAAGACTGTGGGATTTGCCACAAAATGTCCTTCTATGATCAGAAGGTCACAGAGGAGCTGGGCTTAGAATTTATTGATGTCAAAATGCAGGACACCGCTACTTACCGCAAATATCGCAAAATCCTTCTGACTCAATACCCCGATAAATCAGAGATGGGTTGGCCGACCTATATTATTTGTGACTCTCCTGATGCAGAGTTCTCGGTTTTGGGCGAAGTCAAAGGCGGGCATCCCAAAGGTGAGTTTAGAAGCCGACTCCAAGCAGTCTTAGGAGCTGCGTAA
- the gatB gene encoding Asp-tRNA(Asn)/Glu-tRNA(Gln) amidotransferase subunit GatB, whose protein sequence is MVTKAPAKIEYEAVIGLETHCQLSTNTKIFCNCSTAFGAAPNHQVCSICMGMPGVLPVLNETVLEYAVKAGHALNCEIAKYSKFDRKQYFYPDLPKNYQVSQFDLPIAEHGWIEVEIVDEQGEATRKKIGITRLHMEEDAGKLVHGGSDRLAGSTHSLVDFNRTGVPLIEIVSEPDMRTGLEAAEYAQEIRRIVRYLGVSDGNMQEGSLRCDVNISVRPKGQKEFGTKVEIKNMNSFSAIHRAIDYEIARQTAAIEAGEGESIIQETRLWEEGAQRTIGMRSKEGASDYRYFPEPDLTPIEVAPKLLKQWQSELPELPAAKRHRYEEEIGLSPYDTRILTDDHAITQFFETTLKAGASAKQAANWLMGDITGYLNNENLSITDIALTPEALAELIELIEANTISGKIAKELLPDLLTKGGSPKKLVEKKGLTQISDTATLETLIDEVIAAHPQELEQFRNGKTKLQGFFMGQVMKRTSGRADPKATNQMLAKKLKG, encoded by the coding sequence ATGGTCACAAAGGCACCTGCAAAGATTGAATATGAGGCGGTAATTGGTTTAGAGACCCATTGCCAGCTCAGTACAAACACCAAAATCTTTTGTAACTGTTCCACTGCCTTTGGAGCAGCTCCGAATCATCAAGTTTGCTCAATCTGCATGGGTATGCCCGGTGTTTTACCTGTCCTCAACGAAACCGTTTTAGAATATGCCGTCAAGGCAGGTCATGCCCTCAATTGTGAGATTGCTAAGTACAGTAAATTCGATCGGAAGCAATACTTTTACCCCGATCTGCCCAAAAACTATCAAGTCTCTCAGTTTGACTTGCCCATTGCCGAGCATGGCTGGATAGAAGTCGAGATTGTTGACGAACAAGGGGAAGCCACCCGCAAAAAGATCGGCATTACCCGTCTACATATGGAAGAAGATGCTGGCAAATTGGTCCATGGCGGCAGCGATCGCCTAGCGGGTTCCACCCACTCCCTGGTGGACTTTAACCGAACCGGTGTCCCTCTAATCGAGATTGTTTCCGAACCCGATATGAGAACGGGACTCGAAGCAGCCGAATATGCCCAAGAGATTCGTCGGATTGTCCGATATCTTGGAGTGAGTGACGGCAATATGCAAGAAGGCTCCTTGCGCTGCGACGTCAACATTTCTGTACGCCCAAAAGGCCAGAAAGAATTTGGCACCAAAGTAGAAATCAAAAACATGAACTCCTTTAGTGCCATTCATCGAGCCATCGACTATGAGATCGCCCGCCAGACTGCAGCCATTGAAGCAGGCGAGGGTGAGTCCATTATTCAAGAAACTCGCTTATGGGAAGAAGGCGCCCAACGCACCATCGGTATGCGCAGCAAAGAAGGCGCTAGTGACTATCGATATTTTCCCGAGCCAGACTTAACACCGATTGAAGTCGCCCCTAAGCTGCTGAAACAATGGCAGTCAGAACTACCCGAACTCCCTGCAGCCAAGCGGCATCGATATGAGGAAGAAATCGGATTGTCCCCTTATGACACCCGAATTCTCACAGATGATCATGCCATCACCCAATTTTTCGAGACAACCTTAAAAGCTGGAGCTTCTGCTAAGCAAGCAGCTAACTGGCTGATGGGAGATATTACCGGCTACCTCAACAATGAGAACTTATCTATTACGGACATTGCTTTAACTCCTGAGGCCCTAGCTGAACTCATTGAGTTGATCGAAGCTAACACCATCAGTGGCAAAATTGCCAAAGAACTCTTACCGGATTTGTTAACAAAAGGCGGTTCACCTAAAAAGTTAGTTGAGAAGAAAGGACTAACTCAGATTTCGGATACGGCTACCTTGGAAACGCTGATTGATGAAGTCATAGCGGCTCACCCCCAAGAGTTAGAGCAGTTCCGCAATGGCAAAACCAAACTTCAAGGCTTTTTCATGGGACAAGTCATGAAACGAACCAGTGGACGAGCTGATCCCAAAGCCACTAATCAGATGCTGGCTAAAAAGTTGAAAGGCTAA
- a CDS encoding serine O-acetyltransferase, producing the protein MSQQDLSLWQQIREDWRAHQSDWTKPGFRAVAVHRFGVWRMQLQPKLLRAPFSLIYRGHYRYIRNVYGIDLPYTVKLGRRVVIEHQGAIVIHGDSEIGDESIIRQGVTLGNRYLDHPLDAPKLGARVNIGAGAKILGNVVLGDDVNIGANAVVLSDVHPGQTAVGIPAKILTSHSLPIPGGD; encoded by the coding sequence ATGTCGCAGCAAGATTTAAGCCTCTGGCAACAAATTAGGGAAGACTGGCGAGCCCATCAGTCCGATTGGACCAAACCGGGATTTCGAGCAGTCGCCGTCCATCGGTTTGGGGTTTGGCGAATGCAGCTGCAGCCAAAGCTGTTAAGAGCCCCGTTTAGCCTGATTTACCGGGGGCATTACCGCTACATTCGCAATGTCTATGGAATTGATTTACCCTATACCGTCAAATTAGGGCGTCGGGTGGTGATTGAGCATCAAGGAGCCATTGTTATCCATGGAGATAGCGAAATTGGCGATGAGAGTATTATTCGTCAGGGGGTTACCTTGGGGAATCGATATTTGGATCATCCTTTGGATGCCCCCAAGCTAGGAGCACGAGTGAATATTGGGGCAGGAGCCAAAATCCTAGGAAATGTGGTGCTGGGGGATGATGTCAATATCGGGGCTAATGCGGTCGTTTTGTCAGACGTTCACCCAGGACAAACAGCAGTGGGCATTCCGGCCAAAATCTTGACATCCCATAGCCTCCCCATCCCTGGTGGAGATTAA
- the nusA gene encoding transcription termination factor NusA yields the protein MSMVQLPGLAEMINVISRERNLPKPAVQAALQEALLKGYERYRRTLLLDSGAQFDEEYFYNFDVELDIEEEGFLVLATKMIVDDVESTDHQIALTEVREVAPEAQLGDTVVLDVTPEQNEFGRMAAIQTKQVLSQKLRDQQRKLIQEEFQDLEKTVLQARVLRFERRSVIMAVTSAFGQPEVEAELPKREQLPNDNYRANATFKVFLKRVADGPHRGPQLVVSRADAGLVVYLFANEVPEIEDEVVRIVAVAREANPPSRQVGPRTKIAVDTLEREVDPVGACIGARGSRIQAVVNELRGEKIDVIRWSPDPATYIANALSPARVDAVRLIDTEERQAHVLVAEDQLSLAIGKEGQNVRLAARLTGWKIDIKDIANYDQEAEDLQLSELQAQKVDEDEIAIEVEQPDLEMPEVSDAGAESSSEASSEELSAHVEEDESPEVEEAVNTSEDMEE from the coding sequence ATGTCCATGGTCCAGTTACCTGGTTTAGCGGAAATGATTAATGTGATCAGCCGTGAACGTAATCTTCCCAAACCTGCGGTACAAGCTGCCCTGCAAGAGGCCCTTCTGAAAGGCTATGAGCGCTATCGACGTACCCTACTCTTAGATAGTGGGGCTCAATTCGACGAAGAATATTTTTATAATTTCGATGTCGAACTGGATATCGAAGAAGAAGGCTTTCTGGTTCTAGCAACCAAAATGATCGTTGATGATGTGGAAAGTACCGACCACCAAATTGCATTGACTGAAGTACGAGAAGTCGCTCCCGAAGCTCAACTCGGCGATACCGTTGTCCTAGATGTGACCCCCGAGCAGAATGAATTTGGACGGATGGCTGCCATCCAAACCAAGCAGGTTCTATCCCAAAAGCTGAGGGATCAACAGCGCAAACTCATTCAAGAAGAGTTTCAGGACCTCGAAAAAACTGTATTACAAGCTCGTGTACTTCGATTTGAGCGTCGTTCTGTGATCATGGCCGTCACCAGTGCATTTGGGCAACCAGAAGTTGAAGCTGAATTGCCCAAGCGCGAACAGCTTCCCAATGACAACTATCGGGCCAATGCCACCTTTAAAGTGTTCCTCAAGCGAGTGGCGGATGGTCCTCATCGGGGACCTCAATTAGTTGTCTCTAGAGCCGATGCAGGCTTAGTCGTCTATCTATTTGCCAATGAAGTCCCAGAAATTGAAGATGAGGTCGTTCGGATTGTTGCCGTCGCCCGAGAAGCCAATCCCCCCTCTCGTCAGGTTGGTCCCCGCACCAAAATTGCTGTGGACACCTTAGAACGAGAAGTCGATCCCGTCGGTGCCTGTATTGGTGCCCGAGGGTCCAGAATTCAAGCTGTGGTGAATGAACTCAGAGGCGAAAAGATTGATGTTATTCGCTGGTCCCCTGATCCAGCCACCTATATTGCCAATGCCCTCAGTCCTGCTAGAGTTGATGCGGTTCGTCTGATTGATACTGAAGAACGCCAAGCCCATGTCCTCGTTGCCGAAGATCAGCTAAGTTTGGCGATTGGTAAAGAAGGCCAGAACGTCCGGTTAGCGGCTCGTCTAACTGGGTGGAAAATCGATATCAAAGATATTGCCAACTATGATCAAGAAGCTGAAGATCTGCAATTGAGCGAACTTCAAGCCCAGAAAGTCGATGAGGATGAAATCGCCATTGAAGTGGAACAACCTGACCTGGAGATGCCTGAAGTATCAGATGCTGGTGCTGAATCGAGTAGCGAAGCCTCAAGCGAAGAACTTTCAGCCCATGTGGAGGAAGATGAATCCCCAGAAGTAGAGGAGGCAGTCAACACGTCTGAAGACATGGAAGAGTAA
- a CDS encoding nucleoside deaminase has protein sequence MNSDSFMDAAIQEAQLGLAAGGIPIGSVVVKGGSIVGRGHNLRVQQGSAILHAEMSALETLGRQPATFYQDVTLYTTLSPCSMCTGAILLYKIPHVVIGENRTFMGEEVWLKSRGVQVTVLDHPQCYQMMQAFINGTPQLWYEDIGVERA, from the coding sequence ATGAATTCAGATTCATTTATGGATGCAGCCATCCAAGAAGCCCAGTTGGGATTAGCTGCTGGAGGTATCCCCATTGGATCTGTTGTGGTTAAGGGTGGGAGCATTGTTGGCCGAGGCCATAACCTCAGGGTTCAACAAGGTAGTGCAATTTTGCATGCAGAGATGAGTGCTTTGGAAACTCTGGGCCGTCAACCTGCCACGTTTTACCAAGACGTCACTTTATACACCACATTGTCGCCGTGCAGCATGTGTACAGGCGCTATTTTACTCTACAAAATTCCCCATGTCGTTATAGGTGAAAATCGAACCTTTATGGGAGAAGAAGTCTGGCTGAAATCTCGTGGCGTTCAGGTTACAGTCCTAGACCATCCCCAGTGTTACCAAATGATGCAGGCGTTCATTAACGGAACCCCTCAACTTTGGTATGAGGATATTGGTGTTGAGAGAGCCTGA
- a CDS encoding glycosyltransferase family 2 protein yields MLKSPSPSLLVVIVNYRTPQLTIDCLQSLQTEVEHHGNTRVVVADNQSGDESVVVLRDAIASHHWQDWVTLQSLDTNGGFAAGNNAMIGPALESTHPPDYIWLLNPDTVVHPGALKTLLTFLEQHPDVGIAGSRLENLDGTPQYSAFRFHTLWSELDQGLRLGLVSKVLSRWILAPPIADQAIATDWLAGASMMIRRQVFEQIGLLDDDFFMYYEEVDFCLRARQANWTCWYVPASRVVHLVGQSSGVTGAQATQQRRPQYWFDSRHRYFHKHHSHGYAVLTDLAWLGGYSLWQLRQLVQHKPQVDPPHLLQDFFCNSAFVKGGQCRSKI; encoded by the coding sequence ATGTTAAAGTCACCATCACCTTCTTTGCTGGTTGTGATTGTCAATTATCGAACGCCCCAGCTGACGATTGATTGTTTGCAGTCTTTGCAAACAGAGGTGGAGCACCATGGCAATACAAGGGTTGTGGTTGCCGATAACCAGTCTGGAGATGAGTCCGTTGTCGTATTGCGAGATGCGATCGCATCCCATCATTGGCAAGATTGGGTCACGCTCCAATCCCTAGATACAAATGGGGGGTTTGCTGCTGGCAACAATGCCATGATTGGCCCTGCCCTTGAGTCTACCCATCCCCCTGACTATATTTGGTTGTTAAATCCCGATACGGTGGTTCATCCTGGAGCCCTCAAGACATTACTCACATTTCTTGAACAACACCCTGATGTAGGCATCGCGGGCAGTCGCCTAGAAAATTTAGATGGCACCCCTCAATATTCAGCCTTTCGATTCCATACACTTTGGAGTGAATTAGATCAGGGATTACGGTTGGGACTGGTTTCTAAAGTCCTATCCCGGTGGATCTTAGCCCCCCCAATTGCTGACCAGGCGATAGCCACAGATTGGCTAGCTGGTGCCAGTATGATGATTCGGCGCCAGGTCTTTGAGCAAATTGGGCTACTGGATGACGACTTCTTTATGTATTACGAAGAAGTTGATTTTTGCCTTAGAGCAAGACAGGCAAATTGGACCTGTTGGTATGTCCCCGCCAGTCGCGTGGTTCATCTTGTGGGGCAAAGCTCTGGGGTGACTGGAGCCCAAGCGACCCAACAGCGACGACCGCAATATTGGTTTGACTCCCGCCATCGATATTTTCATAAGCACCACAGTCATGGGTATGCGGTCCTGACGGATCTGGCATGGCTGGGGGGATATTCTCTGTGGCAGCTACGGCAGTTAGTCCAGCACAAGCCTCAAGTCGATCCCCCCCATCTTTTACAAGACTTCTTTTGCAATAGTGCCTTTGTCAAGGGGGGGCAATGTCGCAGCAAGATTTAA
- a CDS encoding glycosyltransferase family 2 protein, which yields MSKDLVEPTAAEQTIGLVAIGRNEGDRLKACLNSAIAQLSTNHIVYVDSGSTDDSVAWATNLGITVLTLDLSIPFTAARARNSGYKSLYTDYPQLQFIQFIDGDCQLATDWCATALATLVAHQDVAVVCGRRREKYPEQSVFNQLCDMEWNTPIGEALACGGDALIRVSALQQVDGYRGSLIAGEEPELCLRLRRHHWRILRIDADMTWHDAQITHFSQWWQRTVRAGHAYAEGAWLHSAPPERHWVRESLRSWIWGFILPITILATLPESNGWSLSGGLVYVFLVAKICWNQHSNHSWPASIQYALFCVLGKIPEAQGQLQFHWHRITGRTPKIVEYK from the coding sequence ATGTCTAAGGACTTAGTAGAACCCACAGCAGCAGAACAAACCATAGGCTTAGTGGCCATTGGTCGCAACGAAGGTGATCGTCTCAAAGCCTGTTTGAATTCTGCGATCGCACAATTGTCTACCAACCATATTGTCTATGTAGACTCTGGTTCTACGGATGATAGTGTGGCCTGGGCCACGAATTTAGGGATCACAGTGTTGACCTTAGACTTATCCATACCCTTTACTGCGGCTCGGGCCCGCAATTCTGGATATAAATCTCTCTATACTGACTATCCTCAGCTGCAGTTTATCCAATTCATCGATGGGGACTGCCAGTTAGCAACCGATTGGTGCGCAACAGCATTAGCGACTCTAGTTGCTCATCAAGATGTAGCGGTCGTGTGTGGTCGGCGACGAGAAAAATATCCTGAACAGTCTGTCTTTAATCAGCTCTGTGATATGGAATGGAATACACCCATTGGTGAAGCGTTAGCTTGTGGAGGAGATGCCCTCATTCGGGTCTCAGCCCTTCAACAAGTGGACGGATATCGAGGATCTTTAATTGCGGGAGAAGAACCAGAACTCTGCCTGCGACTGCGGCGCCACCATTGGCGTATTCTCCGAATTGATGCAGATATGACCTGGCATGATGCTCAAATCACACATTTCAGTCAATGGTGGCAGCGTACTGTTCGGGCTGGACATGCCTATGCAGAAGGCGCATGGCTCCACAGCGCACCTCCCGAACGCCATTGGGTACGAGAAAGTCTGCGCAGTTGGATATGGGGGTTTATTCTGCCAATTACGATATTGGCAACATTGCCTGAGAGTAACGGATGGAGTCTATCTGGTGGTCTAGTTTATGTATTTCTGGTCGCAAAAATATGCTGGAATCAGCACTCCAATCATTCCTGGCCAGCGTCAATACAATATGCACTATTCTGCGTACTAGGAAAGATTCCAGAAGCACAGGGGCAGCTCCAGTTTCATTGGCACCGGATCACGGGTCGTACGCCAAAAATTGTGGAATACAAATGA
- the petL gene encoding cytochrome b6-f complex subunit PetL yields the protein MGFIAYILFISLFTGMALGLYFGLKAVKLI from the coding sequence ATGGGTTTTATCGCCTACATATTATTCATTAGTCTTTTTACCGGTATGGCTCTTGGCCTTTATTTTGGTCTCAAAGCCGTCAAATTGATCTAG
- a CDS encoding carotenoid oxygenase family protein, with translation MQTQDRDAARNRFSEGKPLWARAIATPATEFGPTPLPLLSGQIPEGFQGTLYRNGPGRLSRQGQTVDHWFDGDGGILAVRFDAGGATASYRYVQTQELQAEEAKDQFLYSGYGQMAPGPVWKRWGVPPKNVANTSVLALPDKLLALWEGGNPHALDPVTLETQGLDALSGLTPKLTYSAHPKRDPQTGNIYNFGVIFGPKTYIQLYCSHASGAIDRQASIPLPGLSLVHDFVLAGRYLVFVVPPLRLQMLPIMLATKSLSDALQWQPQEGTQIIVIDRDTFQEVTRFETHPWFQWHFGNGYEDAAGNIVLDYIRYPDFQTNQWLKEVVTGYPQTPASGELWQLHINPQTGQVLQNEQRFNFGCEFPIVSPLETGQKTTAIYLNHHSHSPRPVEEMFDSIARIDGKNAAVRSMAFPSGCYPMEAIYAPDPSNAYEGWLLTVVFDGNQDQSTVQIFTANQLDLGPIAVLGLPEIIPFGFHGTWQAAM, from the coding sequence ATGCAGACTCAAGATCGTGATGCAGCACGGAACCGCTTTTCTGAAGGCAAGCCATTGTGGGCCCGTGCGATCGCAACCCCCGCTACGGAATTTGGTCCCACTCCCCTGCCGCTGTTATCGGGTCAAATTCCAGAAGGTTTTCAAGGCACCTTATATCGCAATGGCCCTGGGCGTTTGTCCCGTCAGGGCCAAACCGTTGATCACTGGTTTGACGGAGACGGCGGCATTTTGGCCGTCCGCTTTGATGCTGGAGGGGCAACAGCTAGTTACCGCTATGTCCAAACCCAGGAACTTCAAGCAGAAGAAGCGAAAGATCAATTTCTCTATTCAGGCTATGGGCAAATGGCCCCTGGTCCGGTTTGGAAACGGTGGGGCGTTCCCCCCAAAAATGTAGCCAATACCTCGGTTTTGGCATTACCTGACAAATTGCTCGCCCTTTGGGAAGGGGGAAATCCCCATGCCCTTGATCCCGTTACCCTAGAAACCCAAGGATTGGATGCTCTTTCAGGCTTAACCCCTAAGCTCACTTACTCTGCTCATCCCAAACGAGATCCACAAACGGGCAACATCTATAACTTTGGCGTTATCTTTGGTCCCAAAACCTATATTCAGCTCTACTGCAGCCATGCCTCTGGTGCCATTGATCGGCAAGCCTCTATTCCCTTGCCAGGGCTGTCTCTAGTTCATGATTTTGTTCTGGCTGGGCGTTATCTAGTATTTGTTGTACCGCCGTTACGCTTGCAGATGTTGCCCATCATGTTGGCAACGAAAAGTTTAAGTGATGCCTTACAGTGGCAGCCCCAAGAGGGAACGCAGATCATTGTGATCGATCGAGATACCTTTCAGGAGGTGACCCGCTTTGAAACTCATCCTTGGTTCCAATGGCACTTTGGCAATGGTTATGAAGATGCTGCTGGCAATATTGTCCTGGACTATATTCGCTATCCTGATTTTCAAACCAATCAGTGGCTGAAAGAAGTGGTCACAGGCTATCCGCAAACCCCTGCTTCCGGGGAACTGTGGCAGCTACATATTAATCCTCAGACCGGCCAAGTCTTGCAGAACGAGCAGCGGTTTAATTTTGGTTGTGAATTTCCTATCGTTTCCCCCCTGGAAACTGGACAGAAGACCACCGCCATTTATTTGAATCATCATTCTCACAGTCCACGACCTGTGGAGGAAATGTTTGATAGCATCGCTCGCATTGATGGTAAAAACGCTGCGGTGAGGAGTATGGCTTTTCCTTCAGGCTGTTACCCCATGGAAGCCATTTATGCACCTGATCCGTCCAATGCCTATGAAGGGTGGCTATTAACCGTTGTTTTTGATGGCAACCAGGATCAAAGTACCGTGCAAATTTTTACAGCGAACCAGTTAGATTTGGGTCCTATTGCTGTTTTAGGCTTGCCCGAGATTATCCCCTTTGGGTTTCATGGCACTTGGCAAGCTGCGATGTAA
- the rimP gene encoding ribosome maturation factor RimP → MTHPLIPKVIDLAAPVAAQFNLEVVGAVFQTNQNPPVLRVDIRNCDADTGLEDCEKMSRALETVLDEDDVFPDAYVLEISSPGLSTLLTCDRDFVSFRGFPVLIQTHQPYRGHHQWMGNLTGRDEKFVRLNQKGRPIKIPREEILQVQLHDSPE, encoded by the coding sequence ATGACACATCCATTAATCCCTAAAGTGATCGACCTGGCTGCCCCTGTTGCAGCCCAATTTAATCTGGAAGTGGTGGGCGCTGTGTTTCAGACCAACCAAAATCCGCCTGTGTTGCGGGTTGATATTCGCAATTGTGATGCAGATACTGGTTTGGAAGATTGCGAGAAAATGAGTCGCGCCTTGGAAACGGTCTTGGATGAGGATGATGTTTTTCCAGATGCCTATGTGCTAGAGATTTCTAGCCCAGGGCTGTCGACACTACTGACTTGCGATCGCGACTTCGTTTCCTTCAGAGGTTTTCCCGTACTCATTCAAACCCATCAGCCCTATCGAGGCCATCACCAATGGATGGGTAACCTCACGGGTCGAGATGAGAAATTTGTCCGGCTCAATCAAAAAGGTCGCCCCATCAAGATTCCCCGGGAAGAAATTCTTCAGGTGCAGCTCCACGACTCTCCTGAATAA
- the smpB gene encoding SsrA-binding protein SmpB, protein MSESFKIISDNRQARFQYEILEVFEAGLALTGTEVKAIRAGKVNLRDGFAQIRNEEAFLLNVHVSPHSNAGQFFNHDPRRTRKLLMHRQEIRKLIGKTEQKGLTLVPLKLYLQRGWIKVTIGLAQGKKLHDKRESIKQRQDKRDMERALKRSVQ, encoded by the coding sequence ATGAGTGAGTCTTTCAAAATTATTAGTGATAATCGCCAAGCCCGATTTCAATACGAAATCCTAGAGGTGTTTGAGGCAGGCCTTGCCCTAACCGGAACTGAAGTCAAAGCAATCCGAGCTGGGAAAGTCAATTTACGGGACGGATTTGCCCAAATCCGTAATGAGGAAGCATTCCTACTCAATGTGCATGTCTCACCCCATAGCAATGCTGGCCAGTTTTTTAACCACGATCCTCGGCGTACTCGCAAACTCCTAATGCATCGCCAAGAAATTCGTAAGCTGATTGGCAAAACCGAACAAAAAGGACTGACCTTGGTGCCATTGAAACTTTATCTCCAGCGGGGCTGGATCAAAGTGACGATCGGCTTAGCACAGGGTAAGAAACTCCACGACAAGCGGGAATCAATCAAGCAACGTCAGGATAAGCGAGATATGGAACGGGCTTTAAAGCGGAGTGTTCAGTAG